Proteins encoded together in one Xenopus laevis strain J_2021 chromosome 6L, Xenopus_laevis_v10.1, whole genome shotgun sequence window:
- the LOC121394775 gene encoding E3 ubiquitin-protein ligase TRIM21-like has translation MDENAQRGQEGRRQSQEHQLGVKFHQLDLRINNMEEMCNMCDTLCSLLAQESHGAALCGAEGAHNEGGTDGIMAPGLAHTVLGIRTLICGQEATDLLLDINTAHNHVSVSGDRKSASFSLTKLHYPQSPERFRGVIQALSSRSFPSGRHYWEVEGSESGGWAVGVAYPSIERSGDQAGIGENNKSWCLYRWDYYDRYTVIHDSKWRDVPQVPSCRRIGIWLDYEAGRLSFYELSEPIRHLHTFTATFTEPLHAAFWVGWCAWVRIIKEREKGADIVALVKETDRQIRDREALTQDREKLNTDSRMQEEDVVSHIIHKGETEREELVRQIRDMEEMCNIDGAWVRIITEREKEADILILEKARDRLKRVSEDLTPGRKKLEPETQMQEEDVVSHIIHKGETEREELVGQILDMEEMCFLGYV, from the exons ATGGATGAAAATGCCCAGAGGGGGCAGGAGGGCAGGAGACAATCCCAGGAACATCAACTGGGGGTAAAGTTCCACCAACTGGATCTGAGGATCAATAACATGGAGGAGATGTGTAACATGTGTGATACATTGTGTTCCTTACTGGCacaggaatcacatggagctgcactgTGTGGGGCTGAGGGGGCACATAATGAGGGGGGCACAGATGGGATAATGGCCCCTGGATTGGCTCATACTGTGCTGGGTATAAGGACACTGATCtgtgggcaggaggctacagacctgttactggatataaatacGGCTCATAATcatgtatctgtatcaggggacaggaaatctgcttccttcTCACTaacaaaactacattacccacaatccccagagagatttcGGGGTGTGATTCAggctttaagcagcaggagtttcccctcagggcgacattactgggaagtggaagGCAGTGAATCAGGGGGCTGGgcggtaggggtggcctatcccagtatagagaggagtGGGGATCAGGCTGGCATTGGGGAgaataacaagtcctggtgtttgtacaGATGGGATTATTATGACAGATATACAGTGATACATGACAGTAAATGGAGAGATGTACCCCAAgtcccttcctgcaggagaattGGAATCTGGTTGGACTATGAGGctggacgtctgtccttttatgagctgagtgagccaatcagacacttacacaccttcactgccacattcactgagccccttcatgctgcattctgggtagggTGGTGTGCCTGGGTGAGAATCattaaagagagagaaaaaggagcTGATATTGTAGCACTAGTAAAagagacagacaggcagataAGAGACAGGGAGGCTCTGACCCAAGACAGAGAGAAGTTGAACACAGACAGCCGGATGCAGGAGGAGGATGTTGTGTCTCATATAATCCACAAGGGGGAGACAGAGAGGGAAGAGTTGGTCAGGCAGATCCGTGACATGGAGGAGATGTGTAACAT TGATGGTGCCTGGGTGAGAATCattacagagagagaaaaagaggctGATATATTAATACTAGAGAAAGCAAGAGACAGACTTAAAAGAGTCTCTGAGGATCTGACCCCAGGCAGAAAGAAGTTGGAGCCAGAGACTCAGATGCAGGAGGAGGATGTTGTGTCTCATATAATCCACAAGGGGGAGACAGAGAGGGAAGAGTTGGTTGGGCAGATCCTGGACATGGAGGAGATGT gtttccttgGCTATGTCTAA